In Porphyrobacter sp. LM 6, one DNA window encodes the following:
- a CDS encoding YeeE/YedE thiosulfate transporter family protein: MNDTCLLGSLARLGDGEIRLIALPLGLAFGIWAADQTRFGYEASWPSLTATPTLLGLATLAGLLLVLMLSIVFVCIKRVARKRPAWPFAASMIGLGVTGGLLYALSPAWTFADLIQRGLPLRMSPSGEVTLVTVISSVAGALTASFRQGNLRLQLPTGYGIIRSIVGGALMGVGIALIPGGNDAMILAAVPTLSPGGIVAYLLMTLTIVIGFAARNALPGRRAPAL; encoded by the coding sequence ATCAACGACACTTGTCTTCTCGGGTCATTGGCACGCTTGGGCGATGGGGAGATAAGGCTTATAGCGCTGCCGCTTGGCTTGGCTTTCGGTATATGGGCGGCCGATCAAACAAGGTTCGGCTATGAGGCGTCATGGCCAAGCCTCACTGCTACTCCCACTCTGTTGGGCCTTGCGACGCTTGCCGGTCTTTTGTTGGTGCTTATGCTGTCGATCGTGTTCGTCTGTATAAAGCGCGTTGCGCGCAAGAGGCCGGCGTGGCCCTTCGCCGCGTCGATGATCGGCCTCGGCGTAACTGGCGGTCTATTGTACGCACTGTCACCAGCGTGGACCTTCGCTGACTTGATTCAACGCGGGCTTCCTCTCCGCATGTCACCATCAGGCGAGGTCACGCTTGTTACGGTGATCTCATCGGTCGCGGGTGCTCTCACGGCTTCCTTTCGGCAGGGCAATCTGCGTCTTCAACTGCCCACTGGCTATGGCATAATTCGATCGATCGTCGGTGGCGCTCTCATGGGTGTCGGTATAGCTCTCATACCCGGCGGGAACGACGCAATGATCTTGGCGGCTGTTCCTACGCTCTCTCCTGGCGGAATAGTCGCCTACCTTCTGATGACGCTGACCATCGTCATCGGCTTTGCCGCGCGGAACGCGCTGCCCGGCCGGCGCGCTCCCGCACTGTAG